The stretch of DNA gcgccgcggcggggggtgggcggagcaggggcggcgcgggcgcaggcggcgtcGGGGGGCGCGGGCAGGGGCGCCGCGTCGGgagggcggagcaggggcgccgcgACGGGGGAGGCGCCGCGTCGGGGGgtgggcggagcaggggcgccgcggcgggggaggcgccgCGTCGGGGGgtgggcggagcaggggcggcgcgcggggggaggagcaggggcggcggaggagcgggcggcggaggagcgggcggcggcgcgcagggggAGGAgccggagcgggcggcggaggagcgggcggcggcgcggcgcggtgggggggagagaggggacggcggcgcggcgcggtgggggggagagaggggacggcggtgcggcggcgcggggcggggaggatcgggggcggcggcgcggggcggggagGACCGGGGGGCGGCagtgcggcggcgcggggcggggagGACCGggggcaggcggcgcgcggggtggtggggagagagggggcggcgctgggaaTCGCGAGCCGCTAGTCCCATTAGAGTGCTCCGTGCCTCTAAAGATTGGAGGCCTCTAAACGATGGATACCCGTTCTATTAGATACCCGTTCGTTGCCAGATATCTAAAATTTAGATGTTTCATCCCATTAGATagggaaacgaacgcacccttaGTTGTCGTTAGAACAATCAAATTCAGTACCAATGCAACAACTGTGCAGTCCATGGCAGAGCTTTCACAAGTCCCAGTACCAACGTTTTTTACCAAGTCATTTAGAATGGAAATGCATGGGAAGAAAATCACGAGGGCAAGGTTCACCAGCGGAACCACATGTCAGTGTGAGCTGACTTAAACTGATACTGTAGATAGAGGGGAAAGAAATTTAAAAGAAACAATGAGAGAATGAGGAAAAAGAATTGGAAATGATGATCCAGCCGGCAGAGCAGAGCTGAGCAGAGGAGAGCCGAATCAGCAGGCAGTAGTGGAAAGCAACCAAGTCAGCTCCAACGAACCAGTCCACCACGCGCCAGCAGTGGTGCCAAGTCTTCTTTTGTCACGGACATCATGGGACCCACGCGTCAGGGAGACAGTTGCCCCCTGCCAAGGGAGAAGCTATATATGGCAGCTGCCTCGTTTCCCCACCATTCCCTTCCCTCCTCTCCCGAgtctcctctcctcttctctcttcgtCTTCTCCGACGAGGAAACAATCGAAAGGCATCATGGCCGCCGCCGAGCCCCCGGCGACGGGGGGTTTCTTCGGCATGCTGAGCTTCCGGCGGAGCGCGACCGCGGTGGCGTCGTTCGACCCGGCCCAGGACGACGAGCTGCTGGCCCTGGACGCCCTCCAATCCCACGTCGCCGACCGCCTCGCCGCGCTCCTCTCCGAcgcccagcagcagcagggccCGGTCCTCTCGATCGGATTCCTGTCCAAGCTCCTGGACGCCGTGTGCTCCTCCGACGCCTCCTTCCGCGACGTCGTGGCCGTCGCCCCGGTCGCCGCCGCTCTGTCCAGGCCTCCCGCCGACCGCCTCGCCCGCGACCTCCTCGATCGCAGCGTCAAGACCCTGGACGTCCTGAACGCGGCGTCCCTGACGCTCGCCTCCCTCCGCGGCGCGCACCGCGCCGCGCTCACGGCGGCGTCGTGCCTCCTCCCGGCGCCCAAATCGCGCGCCCAATTCGCCCGCGCGCGCAGGGCCATCGCCAGGATCGGAGGAGacgaatccaacaaattaatctCCGCTTCACCATCAACGCCGTCGCCTTGCTCCCGAAGCATGCGCGCGCTGTCCCTGAGCGTGTCCAGGAACTGGTCCGCGGGGCGCCACATGAACGCCATGGCCGCGcacctcgcgccgccgcctcctcttccTTCCCAGGTGGGCGCGGGCTGCGGGCTGGGCCTAACCCTCTACACGATGAGCTCCGTGCTGGTGTTCGCGATGTGGGCGCTGGTGGCGGCGGTGCCGTGCCAGGACAGGGCGTCCGCGGCAATCAATCCCCCCGTGGCGCCGCCCAAGCAGGCGCAGTGGGCGCAGGCCATGGCCGCGCTCCAGGACCGGATCGCGGACGAGTGGCGGCGCAAGGATAAGAAGCTCCCTCCGGGTAGTGGTGGTGGTGGATCTT from Panicum hallii strain FIL2 chromosome 3, PHallii_v3.1, whole genome shotgun sequence encodes:
- the LOC112886185 gene encoding uncharacterized protein LOC112886185, which translates into the protein MAAAEPPATGGFFGMLSFRRSATAVASFDPAQDDELLALDALQSHVADRLAALLSDAQQQQGPVLSIGFLSKLLDAVCSSDASFRDVVAVAPVAAALSRPPADRLARDLLDRSVKTLDVLNAASLTLASLRGAHRAALTAASCLLPAPKSRAQFARARRAIARIGGDESNKLISASPSTPSPCSRSMRALSLSVSRNWSAGRHMNAMAAHLAPPPPLPSQVGAGCGLGLTLYTMSSVLVFAMWALVAAVPCQDRASAAINPPVAPPKQAQWAQAMAALQDRIADEWRRKDKKLPPGSGGGGSSSSAIGTEGAGGLLAEMQAVERAARDLNSLLEEIAEDDEEEVHGMVSEERAREVTERAEELAAACRALEEGLAPLERQVRAVFHRVVSFRSDLVRCIDNTARTNAAASATPQHHSF